A window from Limanda limanda chromosome 14, fLimLim1.1, whole genome shotgun sequence encodes these proteins:
- the dub gene encoding duboraya produces the protein MEEEAGSRRSVAEMAGRFTDSAPPHGGAVNDPVKPVRRRPPRSLQLPKTHGDDQEPPGVTSPLSAKTKRNSALIEKLQASLALSPSAQLTSPRSPAFRLLSPAFPPPAFQPPSPGSAPVTTPTRASPGAEEEGPVSFEAPPTVEEGSILSSINKGRARLSLRRRPPSRRHRASSSGDEVGVADDAAEKATAGGEEVFKTDDKTDASTCPEKKQSHKEEESKTREEEEEEEEKEEEKGGMGEDEQDRPSSGREEEEDEKIEKEEEKKELHEDPDVGLIGS, from the exons GAGGAGGCTGGCTCACGGCGCTCGGTGGCTGAAATGGCAGGAAGGTTCACAGACTCAGCTCCACCACATGGTGGCGCTGTGAATGATCCA GTGAAGCCGGTGAGACGCCGCCCGCCTCGTTCACTACAGCTGCCGAAAACACACGGGGACGACcaggag cctccAGGTGTCACCTCACCTCTTTCTGCCAAAACCAAGAGGAACTCTGCTCTGATCGAGAAGCTCCAG gcctcgctcgctctctcgcCCTCGGCCCAGCTGACGTCACCGAGGAGCCCCGCCTTCCGGCTGCTGTCCCCCGCCTTCCCGCCCCCCGCCTTCCAACCCCCCTCCCCCGGCTCCGCCCCAGTAACCACGCCCACCCGGGCTTCaccaggagctgaggaggaggggcCTGTCTCCTTTGAGGCCCCTCCCACGGTGGAGGAGGGGTCCATCTTGTCCAGTATCAACAAG GGCCGGGCTCGTCTCTCCCTGCGGCGCCGCCCCCCCTCCCGGCGCCACAGGGCGTCCAGCAGCGGAGACGAGGTCGGAGTCGCTGATGACGCAGCAGAGAAAGCAAccgcaggaggagaagaggtttTTAAGACAGACGATAAAACTGATGCTTCAACGTGTCCTGAgaaaaaacaatcacacaaagaggaggagtcaaagaccagagaagaggaggaagaggaggaggagaaggaggaggagaagggagggatgGGAGAAGACGAGCAAGACAGACCTTCATCAGGgcgagaagaggaggaagatgagaagatagaaaaagaagaagaaaagaaggag ctccatgaAGATCCAGATGTTGGGCTGATCGGGTCGTGA